The Mixta hanseatica genome includes a region encoding these proteins:
- a CDS encoding carbohydrate ABC transporter permease produces the protein MMISSSENLALGKRTRRHALTALLLALLPGFGQFYHRQWAKGLCFLLLLCSFIGVFHDFLQHGLWGLFTLGEEVPRDNSIFLLAEGIISLLVIAFGVTLWGISLRDAWVNGKKRDEGQQLHGLRQQYQLLLRDGFPYLLITPDFILLVFVVVFPILFGFAIAFTNYNLYHTPPAKLVSWVGFKNFINIFTLSIWRSTFFDVLQWTVVWTLLATTLQCTVGVMLAILVNQKDLRFKPLIRTVFILPWAVPGFVTILVFAGMFNDSFGVINNAILDFFGIAPKAWMTDPFWSKTALILMQTWLGFPFVFAMTTGVLQAIPDDLYEAAIMDGASPFTRLRTITLPLVLYAIAPIIITQYTFNFNNFNIIYLFNNGGPAVAGSNAGGTDILVSWIYKLTMSSSQYAIAATITILLSLFVVGLALWQFRATRSFKQDEMA, from the coding sequence GTGATGATTTCATCCAGTGAAAATCTGGCGTTGGGCAAGCGAACGCGGCGTCATGCGCTGACCGCGCTGCTGCTGGCGCTGCTGCCGGGGTTCGGACAGTTTTATCATCGGCAGTGGGCTAAAGGGCTCTGCTTTCTGCTGCTGCTCTGCAGTTTTATCGGCGTCTTCCATGATTTTCTGCAGCATGGCCTGTGGGGGCTGTTTACCCTGGGCGAAGAGGTGCCGCGCGATAACTCCATCTTTTTGCTGGCGGAGGGGATCATTAGCCTGTTGGTGATCGCCTTCGGCGTCACGCTTTGGGGCATTTCGCTACGCGACGCCTGGGTTAACGGCAAAAAGCGCGATGAAGGGCAGCAACTGCACGGCCTGCGCCAGCAGTATCAGCTACTGCTGCGCGACGGCTTTCCCTATTTGTTGATCACCCCGGACTTTATTCTGCTGGTGTTTGTGGTGGTGTTTCCGATTCTGTTTGGCTTCGCCATCGCCTTCACCAACTATAACCTCTACCATACGCCGCCGGCGAAGCTGGTCTCCTGGGTCGGCTTCAAGAACTTCATTAATATTTTCACTCTCTCTATCTGGCGTTCGACCTTTTTCGACGTACTGCAATGGACAGTGGTCTGGACGCTGCTGGCGACCACTTTGCAGTGCACCGTAGGCGTGATGTTGGCGATTCTGGTTAACCAGAAAGATCTGCGCTTTAAGCCGCTTATCCGCACCGTTTTTATTCTGCCGTGGGCGGTGCCGGGCTTTGTCACCATTCTGGTGTTCGCCGGCATGTTCAACGACTCGTTTGGCGTGATCAATAACGCTATTCTCGACTTTTTCGGCATCGCGCCGAAAGCCTGGATGACCGATCCCTTCTGGAGCAAAACCGCGCTGATCCTGATGCAGACCTGGCTCGGTTTTCCGTTTGTCTTCGCCATGACCACCGGCGTGCTGCAGGCGATCCCGGACGATCTTTACGAGGCGGCGATTATGGATGGCGCCAGTCCCTTCACCCGACTGCGCACCATTACGCTGCCGCTGGTGCTGTACGCCATCGCGCCGATCATCATCACGCAATACACCTTCAACTTTAACAATTTCAACATCATCTATCTGTTTAACAATGGCGGCCCGGCGGTAGCGGGATCGAACGCGGGCGGCACCGATATTCTGGTGTCATGGATTTATAAGCTGACTATGTCCTCATCGCAGTACGCTATCGCCGCCACCATTACCATCCTGCTTTCGCTGTTTGTGGTTGGGCTGGCGCTGTGGCAGTTCCGCGCAACCCGCTCTTTTAAACAGGATGAGATGGCATAA
- a CDS encoding sugar ABC transporter permease, producing MANRSIKREKWLRLSLSWLVVLLVATIIIYPLVWTLGASLNAGNSLLSSAIIPENVSFQHYADLFNGTVPYLTWYWNSMKISFLTMVLTIISVSCTAYAFSRFRFKGRQNGLMLFLLLQMVPQFSALIAIFVLSQLLGLINSHLALVLIYVGGMIPMNTWLMKGYLDAIPKDLDESARMDGAGNFRIFIEIIMPLSKPILAVVALFSFTGPLGDFILSSTILRSPDQYTLPIGLYNLVAQKMGASYTTYAAGAVLIALPVAVLYLALQKYFVSGLTSGSTKG from the coding sequence ATGGCAAATCGAAGCATTAAACGGGAAAAATGGCTGCGCCTGTCGCTAAGCTGGCTGGTTGTGCTGCTGGTGGCGACCATTATTATCTATCCGCTGGTCTGGACGCTGGGCGCCTCGCTGAACGCGGGCAACAGCTTGCTGAGCAGCGCCATTATCCCGGAAAACGTCTCTTTTCAGCACTACGCCGATCTGTTTAACGGGACGGTGCCTTATCTCACCTGGTACTGGAATTCGATGAAAATCAGTTTCCTTACCATGGTGCTGACCATTATCAGCGTTAGCTGTACCGCCTACGCCTTTTCGCGCTTTCGCTTTAAAGGGCGGCAGAACGGACTGATGCTGTTCCTGCTGCTGCAAATGGTGCCGCAGTTTTCCGCATTGATCGCCATCTTTGTGCTCTCACAGCTGTTAGGACTGATCAACAGCCATCTGGCGTTGGTATTGATTTATGTCGGCGGCATGATCCCGATGAACACCTGGCTGATGAAAGGTTACCTGGATGCGATCCCGAAAGATCTGGATGAATCGGCGCGGATGGATGGCGCCGGCAATTTCCGCATCTTCATTGAGATCATTATGCCGCTTTCAAAGCCGATTCTGGCCGTGGTGGCGCTGTTCTCATTTACCGGGCCGCTGGGCGATTTCATTCTTTCCAGCACCATTTTGCGCTCGCCGGATCAGTACACGTTGCCGATCGGGCTCTATAACCTGGTGGCGCAGAAAATGGGCGCCAGCTACACCACGTATGCCGCCGGTGCGGTACTGATCGCGCTGCCGGTCGCTGTGCTTTATCTCGCGCTGCAGAAATATTTCGTTTCCGGCCTGACCTCAGGCAGTACTAAGGGATAA
- a CDS encoding beta-galactosidase yields MFKFPPLSAKVNALLHGADYNPEQWTQTPGIIDDDIAMMKQAHCNVMSVGIFSWAKLEPEEGRYEFAWLDQLLDRLHQQHIYVFLATPSGARPAWLSQKYPEVLRVGRDRVKALHGGRHNHCMTSPLYRQKVQAINTRLAQRYAHHPAVIGWHVSNEYGGECHCDLCQQAFRGWLQQRYETLDNLNEAWWSTFWSHTYSDWSQIVSPAPHGEGSIHGLNLDWRRFMTAQVTDFCAQEIVPLKAANPELPATTNFMEYFYDYDYWQLAQPLDFISWDSYPLWHNERDETILACYTAMYHDLMRTLKQGKPFVLMESTPSATNWQPTSKLKKPGMHILSSLQAVAHGADAVQYFQWRKSRGSVEKFHGAVVDHVGHIDTRVGREVSELGRILASLAPVVGSRIEARVAIIFDWESRWAMDDAQGPRNSGLHYERTVAEHYRAFWELGIAVDVINADIDFSGYQLVIAPMLYMVRDGFAQRAQHFVEQGGQFVASYWSGIVNESDLCHLGGFPGPLRPILGIWAEEIDCLTDSETNGVRGVSGNELGLSGPWQARELCEHIHLEGATALATYTSDFYAGTPALTVNALGRGKAWYIASRNDLAFHRDFYGAIARQLALPRALEAELPPGVTAQRRGEGEQAFIFIQNFTGHAQRLRLPGTCVDRVSGETLQDNLELLPWGCRIVSPPLS; encoded by the coding sequence ATGTTTAAATTTCCGCCGTTAAGCGCCAAGGTGAACGCCTTACTGCACGGTGCAGACTACAACCCGGAACAGTGGACGCAGACGCCGGGCATTATCGACGACGATATCGCCATGATGAAACAGGCGCATTGCAACGTGATGTCGGTGGGCATCTTTAGCTGGGCGAAACTGGAGCCGGAAGAGGGACGCTATGAATTCGCCTGGCTCGATCAACTGCTGGATCGGCTGCATCAGCAACACATTTATGTCTTCCTGGCGACGCCAAGCGGCGCGCGTCCCGCCTGGCTGTCGCAAAAATATCCGGAGGTGCTGCGTGTGGGGCGCGATCGGGTGAAGGCGCTGCATGGCGGGCGTCACAACCACTGTATGACTTCGCCGCTTTATCGGCAGAAGGTGCAGGCGATCAATACGCGGCTGGCGCAGCGCTATGCGCATCATCCGGCGGTTATCGGCTGGCATGTCTCTAACGAATATGGCGGCGAATGCCACTGCGATCTCTGTCAGCAGGCCTTCCGCGGCTGGCTGCAGCAGCGCTACGAGACGCTGGATAACCTCAACGAAGCCTGGTGGAGCACCTTCTGGAGCCACACCTACAGCGACTGGAGCCAGATAGTCTCACCGGCGCCGCATGGCGAAGGATCCATCCATGGTCTGAATCTGGACTGGCGGCGTTTTATGACCGCCCAGGTCACCGACTTCTGTGCTCAGGAGATCGTGCCGCTGAAGGCGGCCAATCCGGAGTTGCCCGCTACCACCAACTTTATGGAATATTTCTACGACTACGATTACTGGCAGCTGGCGCAGCCGTTGGATTTCATCTCCTGGGACAGCTATCCGCTGTGGCACAACGAGCGGGATGAGACGATACTCGCCTGCTATACCGCGATGTATCACGATCTGATGCGCACCCTGAAGCAGGGCAAACCCTTTGTGTTGATGGAATCGACGCCGAGCGCCACTAACTGGCAGCCGACCAGCAAGCTGAAAAAGCCCGGTATGCATATTCTTTCCTCGCTGCAGGCGGTAGCGCACGGGGCGGACGCGGTGCAATATTTCCAGTGGCGTAAAAGCCGCGGCTCGGTAGAAAAATTTCATGGCGCGGTGGTGGATCATGTTGGCCATATTGATACCCGCGTCGGGCGGGAGGTAAGCGAGCTGGGGCGGATTCTGGCCAGCCTGGCGCCGGTAGTCGGCAGCCGAATTGAGGCGCGGGTAGCAATTATTTTCGACTGGGAAAGCCGCTGGGCGATGGATGATGCGCAGGGGCCGCGTAACAGTGGACTGCACTATGAGCGTACCGTCGCAGAACACTATCGCGCCTTTTGGGAACTGGGCATTGCGGTTGACGTGATCAATGCCGACATCGATTTCAGCGGTTATCAACTGGTGATCGCCCCGATGCTCTATATGGTGCGCGACGGCTTTGCCCAGCGCGCGCAACATTTTGTGGAGCAGGGCGGCCAGTTTGTCGCGAGCTACTGGAGCGGCATCGTCAATGAGAGCGATCTCTGTCATCTTGGCGGCTTTCCCGGCCCGCTGCGCCCGATTCTGGGGATCTGGGCGGAAGAGATCGACTGCCTGACCGATAGCGAAACTAACGGCGTGCGCGGCGTGAGCGGCAACGAGCTGGGACTGAGCGGTCCATGGCAGGCGCGTGAACTGTGCGAACATATTCATCTGGAAGGCGCGACGGCGCTGGCGACCTACACCAGCGATTTTTACGCCGGTACGCCTGCCCTGACCGTCAATGCGCTGGGGCGCGGCAAAGCCTGGTATATCGCTTCGCGCAACGATCTGGCGTTCCACCGCGACTTTTACGGTGCCATTGCGCGGCAGCTTGCTTTACCGCGCGCGCTGGAGGCCGAGCTGCCGCCGGGGGTTACGGCACAGCGACGCGGCGAGGGCGAACAGGCGTTTATTTTTATCCAGAACTTTACCGGACATGCGCAACGCCTGCGTCTGCCGGGAACTTGCGTGGACAGGGTGAGCGGCGAAACCCTGCAGGACAATCTTGAGCTGCTTCCCTGGGGATGCCGTATCGTAAGCCCGCCGCTGAGCTAA
- a CDS encoding NCS2 family permease produces MLEKLFQLKAHHTTVRTEVIAGLTTFLAMAYILFVNPTILSATGMDKGAVFVATCLAAAIGSLLMGLIANYPIALAPGMGLNAFFTYTVVLHMGYSWQIALGAVFLSALIFFALSIFKIREWIIASIPLPLRSGIAAGIGLFLAIIALQGAGVVIANPATLVGLGDVTQPGPLLAMLGFIIIVVLEARRVTGAVLIGILVVTFISMGLGLSPFAGVFSAPPSIAPTFLQLDIKGALDVSLVSVIFAFLFVDVFDNSGTLIGVTKRAGLADEQGNIPKMGKALIADSAAALFGSLLGTSTTTSYIESAAGVSAGGRTGLTAIVVALLFILSLFFSPLASSVPAYATAPALLFIAVLMTAGLAEIDWKDITTAAPVTVTALTMPLTYSIANGIAFGFITWTLVKLLSGRRHELNAALIVLSVLFVIKLGWLSA; encoded by the coding sequence ATGCTAGAAAAACTATTTCAATTAAAAGCACACCACACCACGGTGCGTACCGAAGTGATAGCGGGTCTCACCACCTTCCTGGCGATGGCCTATATCCTGTTTGTTAACCCGACCATCCTGAGCGCTACCGGGATGGATAAAGGCGCGGTTTTTGTCGCCACCTGTCTGGCGGCGGCGATTGGCTCGTTGTTGATGGGGCTGATCGCTAACTATCCGATTGCGCTGGCGCCGGGGATGGGGCTGAATGCTTTTTTCACCTATACCGTGGTGCTGCACATGGGCTACAGCTGGCAAATCGCGCTGGGCGCGGTGTTCCTGTCGGCGCTGATTTTCTTCGCCCTGTCGATTTTTAAAATTCGCGAATGGATTATCGCCAGCATTCCGCTGCCGCTGCGTTCCGGCATTGCCGCCGGTATCGGTCTGTTTCTGGCGATTATCGCCCTGCAGGGCGCAGGCGTAGTGATCGCTAATCCGGCGACGCTGGTGGGGCTGGGAGATGTCACTCAGCCCGGCCCGCTGCTGGCGATGCTGGGCTTTATTATTATTGTGGTGCTGGAGGCGCGACGCGTCACCGGCGCGGTGCTGATTGGCATACTGGTGGTGACCTTTATCTCGATGGGGCTGGGCCTGTCGCCCTTTGCCGGCGTGTTTTCCGCGCCACCCTCTATCGCGCCCACCTTTTTGCAGCTGGATATCAAAGGGGCGCTGGATGTGTCCTTGGTCAGCGTGATCTTCGCTTTTTTATTCGTCGATGTATTTGACAACTCCGGCACGCTGATCGGCGTGACCAAACGCGCCGGACTGGCGGATGAGCAGGGCAATATCCCCAAAATGGGCAAAGCGCTGATAGCTGATAGCGCCGCCGCGCTGTTTGGTTCGCTGCTGGGCACCTCTACCACCACCAGCTATATTGAATCGGCTGCGGGCGTCAGTGCCGGGGGCCGAACCGGGTTGACAGCGATAGTGGTGGCATTGCTGTTTATCCTCAGCCTGTTCTTTTCGCCGCTCGCCTCCAGCGTGCCAGCCTACGCGACCGCGCCTGCGCTGCTGTTTATCGCCGTGCTAATGACGGCCGGCCTGGCGGAAATCGACTGGAAAGATATTACCACCGCCGCTCCGGTCACCGTAACCGCTCTGACCATGCCGCTGACCTATTCGATCGCTAACGGCATCGCCTTTGGTTTTATCACCTGGACGCTGGTAAAGCTGCTAAGCGGTCGACGCCATGAGCTGAACGCGGCGCTGATTGTACTGTCGGTGCTGTTTGTGATTAAGCTAGGCTGGCTGAGCGCCTGA
- a CDS encoding glycoside hydrolase family 53 protein yields MTIKPLLIALALAWATAPLARAADNFIKGADISTLAEVERQGGKFYNEAHQSQDAIAILRANGFNAVRLRLWVDPYDSAGKPYGGGTNDLATTLALAKRAKAQGMQLLLDFHYSDFWTDPGKQYKPKSWQGLSFTQLQTRLHDYTRDTMQAFKAAGVTPDMVQIGNEINSGILWPEGKSWGEGGGEFDRLATLLKAAISGLRETLARPDEVKIMLHLAKGTKNDDFRWWFDEITRRGVPFDLIGLSMYTWWDGPISALKANMDDISQRYHKDVIVVEAAYAWTLDNCDAAENSFQQKELQDGGYPASPQGQAAYLRDLLGAVRAVPDGRGKGVFYWEPTWIVAPGNTWATPVGMKYIHDEWKQGNARENQALFDCQGRVLPSIHVFR; encoded by the coding sequence ATGACCATCAAACCCCTGTTGATCGCCCTGGCGCTGGCCTGGGCGACGGCGCCGCTCGCCCGGGCCGCCGATAATTTTATCAAAGGCGCGGATATTTCCACCCTGGCGGAAGTCGAGCGTCAGGGCGGCAAATTTTACAATGAGGCGCACCAGTCGCAGGATGCGATCGCCATCCTGCGGGCCAACGGCTTTAACGCTGTGCGCCTGCGCCTGTGGGTCGATCCTTATGACAGCGCCGGTAAGCCCTACGGCGGCGGCACCAACGATCTCGCCACCACGCTGGCCCTGGCGAAGCGCGCAAAAGCGCAGGGGATGCAACTGCTGCTGGATTTTCACTACAGCGATTTCTGGACCGATCCTGGTAAACAGTACAAGCCGAAAAGCTGGCAGGGCCTTAGCTTCACGCAGCTGCAAACCCGTCTGCACGATTATACGCGCGACACCATGCAGGCTTTTAAGGCGGCAGGCGTCACGCCGGATATGGTACAGATCGGCAATGAGATCAACAGCGGCATTCTCTGGCCGGAAGGCAAAAGCTGGGGCGAAGGCGGCGGCGAGTTCGACCGACTGGCGACGCTGTTGAAGGCGGCCATCAGCGGGCTGCGTGAAACGCTGGCGCGGCCTGATGAGGTGAAGATCATGCTGCATCTGGCTAAAGGCACCAAAAACGACGACTTCCGCTGGTGGTTCGATGAGATCACGCGCCGCGGAGTGCCCTTCGATCTGATCGGCCTGTCGATGTACACCTGGTGGGATGGCCCGATCTCTGCGCTGAAGGCCAATATGGACGATATCAGCCAGCGCTATCACAAAGATGTCATCGTTGTGGAAGCGGCCTACGCCTGGACGCTGGATAACTGCGACGCGGCGGAAAACAGCTTCCAGCAGAAAGAGCTGCAGGATGGCGGCTACCCGGCCAGCCCGCAGGGCCAGGCGGCATACCTACGCGATCTGCTGGGTGCGGTGCGTGCGGTGCCCGACGGGCGCGGCAAGGGAGTGTTTTACTGGGAACCTACCTGGATCGTCGCGCCGGGCAACACCTGGGCCACGCCGGTCGGCATGAAATATATCCACGACGAATGGAAACAGGGCAACGCGCGTGAAAACCAGGCGCTGTTTGACTGTCAGGGCAGGGTGCTGCCCTCGATTCACGTTTTCCGCTAA
- a CDS encoding extracellular solute-binding protein — protein MKKKHLATLVVSALALMQSYSAWSAAQQITVWEDIKKSSGIKTAIVDFQKQYQVEVKVQELPFAQQIEKLRLDGPAGIGPDVLVIPNDQLGSAVVQGLLAPLPLTAEKQAAFTSSAIAAFTLDGQLYGVPKAVESLVLIYNRDLVATPPQTLDEWYSFSRQQREQQQYGLLAKFDQLYYSWGVIGPMGGYIFNKDAQGSLNTQDVGINTPGSIEAVSYLQKFWRDGLLPTGILGDNGLNAIDSLFTEKKAAAVINGPWAFQPYQAAGINYGVAPLPTLPNGKPMSSFLGVKGYVVSTWSKDKALAQQFIEFINQPRYAKTRFQQTQEIPPIVALMNDPLIKDDEKANAVAVQSARAVPMPGVPEMQEVWGPANAALELSASGKQTPKAALDNAEKQITMQIEAMQASNQ, from the coding sequence ATGAAGAAAAAGCACCTTGCTACGCTGGTTGTCTCTGCGCTGGCGCTAATGCAGAGCTACAGCGCCTGGTCTGCGGCACAACAGATTACGGTTTGGGAAGATATTAAAAAGTCGTCGGGTATTAAAACCGCTATCGTCGATTTCCAGAAACAGTATCAGGTGGAAGTGAAAGTGCAGGAGCTGCCTTTCGCCCAGCAGATTGAAAAGCTGCGTCTTGATGGCCCGGCAGGCATCGGCCCGGATGTATTGGTGATCCCGAACGATCAGCTTGGTAGCGCGGTAGTGCAGGGGCTGCTGGCGCCGCTGCCGCTAACGGCGGAAAAACAGGCCGCCTTTACTTCATCGGCGATCGCCGCCTTTACCCTCGATGGTCAGCTGTACGGCGTGCCGAAGGCGGTAGAAAGTCTGGTGCTGATTTATAACCGCGATTTAGTCGCCACGCCGCCGCAAACGCTGGATGAGTGGTACAGCTTCTCACGCCAGCAGCGCGAGCAGCAGCAGTACGGCCTGCTGGCTAAGTTCGATCAGCTCTATTACAGCTGGGGCGTGATCGGGCCGATGGGCGGCTACATCTTTAATAAAGATGCGCAGGGCAGCCTGAATACTCAGGATGTCGGCATTAACACCCCCGGTAGCATCGAGGCGGTGAGCTACCTGCAAAAATTCTGGCGTGACGGTCTGCTGCCGACGGGCATTCTTGGCGACAACGGACTCAACGCCATCGACTCGCTGTTTACCGAGAAGAAAGCGGCGGCGGTGATCAACGGTCCCTGGGCCTTCCAACCTTATCAGGCCGCCGGGATTAATTACGGCGTCGCGCCGCTGCCCACGCTGCCGAATGGCAAGCCGATGAGCTCTTTCCTTGGCGTGAAGGGCTATGTGGTGTCGACCTGGAGTAAGGATAAGGCGCTGGCCCAGCAGTTTATCGAGTTTATTAACCAGCCGCGCTACGCCAAAACACGCTTCCAGCAAACGCAAGAGATCCCGCCGATCGTCGCGCTGATGAACGATCCGCTGATTAAAGATGATGAAAAAGCCAACGCGGTGGCGGTGCAGTCGGCACGAGCCGTACCGATGCCGGGCGTACCGGAAATGCAGGAGGTCTGGGGGCCGGCCAATGCCGCGCTGGAGCTGAGCGCCTCCGGTAAGCAGACGCCGAAAGCGGCGCTGGATAATGCGGAAAAGCAGATCACCATGCAGATAGAAGCGATGCAGGCCAGTAATCAGTAA
- a CDS encoding maltoporin, with translation MIKLRTAAVALAAALASPSLFAAINSIDFHGYLRGGIGVSRDGGLEEWQKNKLGRLGNESDTYGEVEFGSEVYKKNDVSFYIDTMVSMVSDGSNDNESTLDDDVEFGLRQLNLQIKGLIPGDPNAVIWGGKRYYQRHDLHIIDTKYWNISGSGAGIENLTLGPGAISLAWLRGDANDVDYRVDGDNDVNINYIDVRYAGLKPWQGAWVEIGADYAIPNPTNKQKEYGGLYDADNAVMLTGEISQDIWGGYNKFVLQYANKGLAQNMVSQGGGWYDMWNQTNDASGYRVINTGLLPLTDRLSFNHVFTWGAAQDISAQTNETHLLSLVGRAQYQFTDYVRAIGEVGSFWQKEEHKDGSDYKQAGQKYTLALGLAAGPEFMSRPELRLFASWLNDSEQGQSFQDGTASDTWNVGVQVEAWW, from the coding sequence ATGATTAAGCTACGCACTGCGGCAGTGGCGCTGGCCGCCGCTCTTGCCTCTCCTTCTCTGTTTGCTGCTATTAACTCCATCGATTTTCACGGCTATTTGCGCGGCGGCATAGGCGTATCGCGTGACGGCGGCCTGGAGGAGTGGCAGAAAAACAAGCTGGGCCGCCTGGGCAATGAATCCGATACCTACGGGGAAGTGGAATTTGGCAGCGAAGTCTACAAAAAGAATGACGTCAGTTTTTATATCGACACCATGGTCAGTATGGTCTCTGACGGATCCAATGATAATGAAAGCACGCTGGATGATGACGTGGAGTTTGGTCTTCGTCAGCTTAACCTGCAGATCAAAGGCCTGATCCCGGGCGATCCTAACGCGGTGATCTGGGGCGGAAAACGCTATTATCAGCGTCATGACCTGCATATTATCGATACCAAATACTGGAATATTTCCGGCTCCGGCGCCGGTATTGAGAACCTGACGCTGGGCCCCGGCGCGATTTCGCTGGCCTGGCTGCGCGGCGATGCAAACGATGTGGACTACCGCGTCGATGGCGATAACGACGTTAATATCAACTATATCGATGTGCGCTATGCCGGACTAAAGCCCTGGCAGGGCGCGTGGGTGGAAATTGGCGCCGACTATGCCATTCCTAACCCCACTAACAAGCAGAAAGAGTATGGCGGCCTGTATGATGCCGACAATGCCGTGATGCTGACCGGCGAAATCAGTCAGGATATCTGGGGCGGCTACAACAAATTTGTTCTGCAGTACGCCAACAAGGGACTGGCGCAGAATATGGTATCGCAGGGCGGCGGCTGGTATGACATGTGGAATCAAACCAACGATGCCAGCGGCTATCGCGTGATCAATACCGGCCTGTTGCCGCTGACCGATCGTCTCTCTTTTAACCATGTCTTTACCTGGGGCGCGGCGCAAGATATCAGCGCGCAGACTAATGAGACCCACCTGCTTTCGCTGGTGGGTCGCGCGCAGTATCAGTTCACCGACTATGTACGCGCCATTGGCGAAGTGGGCAGTTTCTGGCAGAAAGAGGAACATAAAGACGGCAGTGACTATAAGCAGGCTGGTCAGAAATATACGCTGGCGCTTGGCCTGGCTGCCGGTCCGGAATTTATGTCGCGTCCTGAGCTACGCCTGTTTGCTTCCTGGCTGAACGATTCCGAACAGGGCCAAAGCTTCCAGGACGGCACCGCCAGCGATACCTGGAACGTTGGCGTCCAGGTCGAGGCCTGGTGGTAA
- a CDS encoding LacI family DNA-binding transcriptional regulator, with translation MKSKSATLEDVARHAGVSYQTVSRVLNKSANVSDATRRKVEQAIETLRYVPNRLAQQLVGKQSTTLGLVTTSLALHAPSQVAAAIKRYANMAGYQVLIAMIDENVNQSLQDCINELKSQLVDKVIINAPLETQDAEQIATDNDDIVCLFLDVDPFCSVFNVSFNPADGTRASVKYLYEQGHREFALLAGPKNSVSANLRLKSWLDTLASYRLRPVSVIHGSWDAQSGYAGALQLLRETPHFSALLVGNDQMALGVLSAFHQNGVAVPGQKSIIGYDDTYESAFFHPALTTVSLDLDLQGREAVERLLSLGDGGQGRSSSILPARLVIRSSTGPYGQPQQDLKQIADELRLIASRLG, from the coding sequence ATGAAGTCAAAAAGTGCCACTCTGGAGGATGTCGCGCGTCATGCCGGTGTCTCTTATCAGACCGTTTCGCGCGTGCTGAATAAGTCCGCAAACGTTTCTGACGCCACGCGGCGCAAGGTTGAACAGGCTATCGAAACGCTACGCTACGTGCCGAACCGGCTGGCGCAGCAGCTGGTTGGCAAGCAGAGCACCACGCTGGGGCTGGTGACCACTTCGCTGGCGTTGCATGCGCCTTCGCAGGTGGCAGCAGCAATAAAACGCTACGCCAATATGGCGGGCTATCAGGTACTGATTGCGATGATCGATGAGAACGTCAATCAAAGCCTGCAGGATTGCATCAACGAGTTGAAGTCACAGCTGGTAGATAAAGTCATTATTAACGCGCCGCTGGAAACCCAGGATGCTGAACAGATCGCTACTGACAATGATGATATTGTCTGTCTTTTTCTGGATGTCGATCCTTTCTGTTCAGTGTTTAACGTTTCCTTTAACCCGGCCGACGGTACGCGGGCCAGCGTTAAATATCTCTATGAACAGGGGCACCGCGAATTCGCCCTGCTGGCCGGGCCGAAAAACTCCGTTTCGGCTAATCTGCGCCTGAAAAGCTGGCTGGATACGCTGGCCAGCTACCGTCTGCGGCCGGTTAGCGTGATCCACGGCAGCTGGGATGCGCAAAGCGGCTATGCCGGCGCGCTACAGTTGCTACGTGAAACACCCCATTTCTCCGCGCTGCTGGTCGGTAACGATCAAATGGCGCTGGGCGTGCTGAGCGCGTTTCATCAGAACGGCGTGGCGGTGCCCGGACAAAAATCGATTATTGGCTATGACGATACCTATGAGAGCGCGTTTTTTCATCCGGCGTTGACCACGGTTTCGCTCGATCTTGACTTACAGGGCAGGGAGGCGGTTGAGCGGCTGCTTAGCCTGGGTGACGGTGGGCAAGGGCGATCGTCATCCATTCTGCCGGCCCGGCTGGTGATACGCAGCTCTACCGGGCCGTATGGTCAACCGCAGCAGGATCTGAAGCAGATAGCCGATGAGCTGCGTCTGATTGCCAGCCGTCTCGGGTAA